In Mucilaginibacter sp. KACC 22063, the genomic stretch TATCGTTCGCTGCCGCCAGAGTGGCAACCCAAAGGTGAATTTCCAATGATTCTCGGCACGGATATATCAGGGGTTGTAGTTGAGGTTGCAGATGACGTAAAGGACTTTAAAGTGGGCGATGAAGTTTATGCTATGGTCCGATTTTTCAGCATCGGAGAAAGTAAGGGATATGCTGAATATGTGAGCGTACCCATATCTGACCTTGCAATTAGACCTGCCGGTATTGACCACGTACACGCTGCCGGAGCACCAATGTCGCTATTGACTGCCTGGCAATTTTTAGTGGAGGTTGGCCATAATCATCCAAACCCATTACAACCTTATCCGCATGTTCCGGTGCCGTTAAAAGGCAAGACGGTATTGGTAAATGGCGCAGCAGGCGGCGTAGGGCACTTTGCAGTTCAGGTGGCCAGGCTTCACGGAGCTAAGGTAATTGGTGTAGCGGCCGGGCAACATGAAGCAATTTTACGAAACCTGGGTGCAGACGAATTCATTGACTATACGCAAACCTCTGCTGACGAAGTTGTACGGAATATAGATTTGGTGGTAGATGCCATCGGCGGGGCATCGTCGGGCCGATTTTTAAAAACGTTAAAACGTGGGGGCGCATTGTTTCCGGTTTATCCTTTAGGTTTTGCAGATTATGATGAAGCAGAAAGACTCGGCATCACCGTATCCTCAGTACAGGTCCGCTCCAGCGGGGTACAACTTGCGCAACTGGCTAAATTGCTTAACGATGGAAGCATTAAAGTTCTTATAGACAGCACATTTCCATTGTCAGATGCTCGCAAAGCGCATGAACGTGCCGCTAAAGGTCATATTCAGGGAAAGATTGTACTTACCGTAGCCTAAAATCATGAATACACAAGAATTATCAGATCGCCTGGAGCTTAGGGCATTGGTTGATCAGGTTTCTATACTGGCAGATCAAAAGGATTTTTCTTCGCAGGTTCAGCAATTTACTGAAGATGCGACTACGGAGATCACCGTGGACGGAAAAATCATCATGAAGCTACAGGGGCGGCAAGCCATGGCCGAGGCGTTCAAAGAATTCAACAGTAATTTTGAAGTTGCTTTTCATCTCAACGGGCAGCATACAGTTTTAATAAAGAATAACGATGCTGAAGGTACGTTGTACAGTCAAATAACCATCATTAGTATTGAAAACGGAGTTAAGATAAAGTCGACTATCGGGGCTATTTATCATGATAATTATGCACGGGTAAATGGCAAATGGTTATTAAGTGCAAGGCGGGGAAATTTTGTTTGGCAAGACAAAAAGGCTTTGGACTGATGTTCCTGGATGAAAGCGGCCGATTCAATAGGAAAACAAAATAATGCTGCAACATATTTAAATTTGAGAAACGTATAGCAAGCATTGCAATACGCCGACCAATTATCAATTTAAATATGTTGCAGCATTATTTTACTCATTAAAAATTATCAGCAGGATGCTTCTTTGATCAAGTCCCGTATCAACCTTTTTCACTAAATTACGGTAACATGATCTCTGCAACTGCACGTTGTTGATGAAGTTTCCAGTGGGCTTCTGCAACCTCAGCTGCTGTTATCGTTGGCATTCCTTCCGGAAAATCTCCCTTATGTTTACCTTCACTTACAACCAGTGCACCAATAGATACAATACCTGCATATATGTTATCATCCTTCAGATCCATATTGAGCAGCCGTGCATAATTTAATAATGCCCCCGCGGCAACGCCGAAACTTGCGGTTCTATTTACTGGATGCTGTGCAGACGATGCTGTGGTAAACAGGATGCTGCCGTCTTTTCTTGCCAGCATTTGTGGGAGCACGGCCTGTACTGCAGTTATGGCAGCAAGTACCTGATAGTCCAGATGATGCTGTTCATTTACTACATCGATGTTTCTTGCGGTCCGCATACTATCCCAGGTAGGGGTCGGGCTGAATTCCAATACATCAATGGTACCGTAATGATTGATAACTTCCTGTAGCGAGCGGGATAATTGCTCACGGTCTAATATGTTGGCCTGGAAAGACGTAGCCTCAATGCCTTTGTTCAGCAGATCGTCTTTCAGCGCATTTAGCTTCTCCATGTTTCTTGCAAGCAGCGCCACATTGTACCCCTCTTTTCCGAATTTTTCAGCCACGGCAAATCCTACACCCGGACCGGCACCAACAATGGCTATTGTTTTTTTCATATATGTTCTTTTTGTGTTTGTATTGATCAATTAGTTTGTACAATTGTCACCGGGCGAATAGGTGGATTGCGTTTTAAAAACATGAATATTTATAATCTTCCAGTGGCAGCATAATTTAGTTTTCTGAAATAATAATAGGATACACATAGTATGGCAAACGGAACCAGTGGTGCTATGCCTTTTGAAGGGCCATCAGCAAGCCAGTGTCCCAGGCTTGCGGAAAGGAGCAATATGCCAAAAGCAACATAAGCCCATTCTTTAAACATGCTGGGTATAAACGGGATGAGGATAATTACTGCACCAATGATCTTACAGATGTCCAGTTCGAGACCAAAATAAGCGGGGAAGCCCATCCTTCGTATGGCTTCTACCAGGTATTCCCGCGGTACAAAATAGGATGGCAGCACAATTAACGCCATTGCGATAATGGTAACTATCCAATAAATTCTTTTTTCTTTCTGCATGATTAAAATATTATGGCACAAAATTATTTCGATACAACTTTACTATTGTTATCTGTTACCTTTTAGAAACTGGTTTCCTTTATGAAACCAAGTGGCTATTGATGTAGTGTTTACTGTAATTTTGTATACTATGAATGCAAAGAAGCAGGCCGTGGAAGCGCCTGAATGTAAGGAGCAACTGATTGCGATAAAGGATACGATGATCTTGCTATCTGGAAAATGGAAAATTCAAATCATTGGATGGCTGCTCCTGTACGGAAAAGTGCGTTTTATGGATATGCTGCGCGGAATAGAGGGGATTGCCGCTAAAATGCTGTCTAAAGAATTACAGGAATTGGAGCAAAATCAAATTGTGGCCCGAACCGTGATGCCTACCAAACCAATAACGGTAGAATACGAGTTAACAGAACACGGTAAAACTTTAAGCGGGGTAATTACCGCCATTTCGACCTGGGGAGTTACACATCGTAAATTCCTGTTTAAAAAAGAATCTAAACAGAAATTCTAATGTGCATGGTAACGCCAACTAAATTGGATTCATGGAATCAATCTGTTAATTAAACTTGTAGGTAATACCCGTGATTTTTTCAGAAACTTCCCAGAGTTTTTTTGCTAATGCTTGATCATAAGACAGGTTACTTGACTTTACGAGTTCGGGATTACCACGAAGACCGTTCATCCTGGTTGGACCGAAATATTCCTTGCCTTTTAAAT encodes the following:
- a CDS encoding winged helix-turn-helix transcriptional regulator; this encodes MNAKKQAVEAPECKEQLIAIKDTMILLSGKWKIQIIGWLLLYGKVRFMDMLRGIEGIAAKMLSKELQELEQNQIVARTVMPTKPITVEYELTEHGKTLSGVITAISTWGVTHRKFLFKKESKQKF
- a CDS encoding nuclear transport factor 2 family protein, with the protein product MNTQELSDRLELRALVDQVSILADQKDFSSQVQQFTEDATTEITVDGKIIMKLQGRQAMAEAFKEFNSNFEVAFHLNGQHTVLIKNNDAEGTLYSQITIISIENGVKIKSTIGAIYHDNYARVNGKWLLSARRGNFVWQDKKALD
- a CDS encoding DoxX family protein is translated as MQKEKRIYWIVTIIAMALIVLPSYFVPREYLVEAIRRMGFPAYFGLELDICKIIGAVIILIPFIPSMFKEWAYVAFGILLLSASLGHWLADGPSKGIAPLVPFAILCVSYYYFRKLNYAATGRL
- a CDS encoding NADP-dependent oxidoreductase, whose protein sequence is MEELVNIKDPTSGVMKAVRLHEFGGPEVLRYEDAPMPTLKTGEVLVKVYASALNPPDWYLRDGYRSLPPEWQPKGEFPMILGTDISGVVVEVADDVKDFKVGDEVYAMVRFFSIGESKGYAEYVSVPISDLAIRPAGIDHVHAAGAPMSLLTAWQFLVEVGHNHPNPLQPYPHVPVPLKGKTVLVNGAAGGVGHFAVQVARLHGAKVIGVAAGQHEAILRNLGADEFIDYTQTSADEVVRNIDLVVDAIGGASSGRFLKTLKRGGALFPVYPLGFADYDEAERLGITVSSVQVRSSGVQLAQLAKLLNDGSIKVLIDSTFPLSDARKAHERAAKGHIQGKIVLTVA
- a CDS encoding SDR family NAD(P)-dependent oxidoreductase; translated protein: MKKTIAIVGAGPGVGFAVAEKFGKEGYNVALLARNMEKLNALKDDLLNKGIEATSFQANILDREQLSRSLQEVINHYGTIDVLEFSPTPTWDSMRTARNIDVVNEQHHLDYQVLAAITAVQAVLPQMLARKDGSILFTTASSAQHPVNRTASFGVAAGALLNYARLLNMDLKDDNIYAGIVSIGALVVSEGKHKGDFPEGMPTITAAEVAEAHWKLHQQRAVAEIMLP